tgttttctcttttttatttcttctgtgagaggcacggttttgcttttgcgagaggcacggccgtgcctctcagaaacgaaaaaaaacgtgttttttctcctttcgtgagaggcacggttttgctttcgcgagaggcacggccgtgcctctcggaaacagaaaaaatgcgttttctctttttgtgagaggcacggatttgcttccgcgagaggcacagacgtgcctctcggaaacggctACCAGAAAGAAAAAAAACGTGCTCCCGGTTTGATTTTTTCGTCCGTTTTTTAAagaaaagttcgtcaaaacctgtcaacatgggatctagttttgaagatctcgacgcgagaaatccaacggtgaaaacggttcgagatttggacacATGGTtttagagataaaacattttgaataaacagttatataAAAAAGAGAAAACTCTCAGATTGTAACAAGTGGCGCACATGACGAGGTGAGAGTGGTCTTTGAAGCCTCAAATACCAAATAGTGATTATTCGTAAAAAAATATCAAATAGTGATTTCGGGAAATGTTCCCCATGCATGGTTCGGTTTAGATGGGCCAGCTGACTCGTTGAAGACGTGATGGGTTGGCAAGCACAGACGGGCCGGGCGGGGTTGGGCTGCCTCGCGGGCGGAGGCGGCGTGGCAGACGGTGGCACCGTGCTCCTCCGCGCTGCTGCGAGAGACCGGCCTCGTCGAGTCGTCGTCCTCACTCGCCAGAAATCAATCAGAAGCGGAGAAGAGAAACCCGAACAGACGAACCCTCATCCACGATGCTCGCGACCGCCCCTCCGCACCTCCACGCCGCGGCGCACCGCCTCTCCCTGGCggcgcccgcgcgcgccgcccgcTCCGCGCGCCTCCCGTTAAGGCGCCCCCTCCGCTACGCGCCGCTGCGCCTGCGCGCCTCGGCcgctgcggaggccgccccgtcCGCGAAGGAGGGGGCCGAGGAGCTGGGGTTCGAGGAGATGGTGGCCCGCACGACGCGGCGGTACTACATGCTCGGCGGGAAGGGGGGCGTCGGGAAGACGAGCTGCGCGGCGTCGCTGGCCGTGCGCTTCGCCAACAGCGGCCACCCCACCCTCGTCGTCTCCACCGACCCCGCGCACTCCCTGAGCGATTCGTTTGCACAGGTCACCCACCAGCCTCCAGCTCTTCAGTGAGTTCGCTCTGGGTTTGTACTCCTGATGTATTTGTAACATTGCCCCTGGCTGCGTGTTTTAGGATTTGACTGGCGGGGCTCTCGCGCCTGTCGAAGGTACTGATTCGCCATTGTTTGCGCTTGAGGTGAGTTACATTGGTATGTCAACAGCGCCGAAGACAGTCTATCTGACACCCCTATGCTAATAATTAATAAATACTACATTGGAGTGCTACTGTTTTGTGTTGTGCCAATAGTTCAAGTATACTCTAACAATTCAGCCAACTTCTACCATCGATTGCCCTTGAAAAGTTTGCATATGTGGTATCTTTTTTTTATTGATTGATGCAGTGTTAACAGGACTAACTCATTAAAACCATTTCAATTTTAATATCATGGAACACAACTGTTAAATTTGAGAAAAGATTCAGGGATCACAAGGGTTTAGTTCTGTGGATTCACAAGTAGTGGAGGGCTGGTTTAATCGTGTGTACCACTTGGTCTAGAATCTAGAATTGCATGgcttgaatgttgcattttgcgATTCTGGCACAGATAAATCCTGAGAAGTCTCGTGAAGAGTTTCGGACAATAAACCAAAAGAATGGAGGGACCGGGGTAAAAGATTTCATGGATGGCATGGGCCTAGGGATTCTTGCTGATCAGGTACATGGCAATATTTCTGGCTACTTTTGCTAACAATACATCATTCCATGTCCATTACGTTCAGTCGTAGGTGTTCTCTTGATTGTTATTAGCCTGAATTGCTCTGTCCAGCTTCTGTTTTATAATTATCATCTTTATTCTTTGTTAAATACAGCTTGGGGAGTTAAAACTGGGCGAGTTATTGGACACACCACCACCAGGATTGGATGAAGCAATAGCAATTTCAAAGGTAAAAAGAGATGGCTCCGGGCTTATAGTCTCCCTACTTCGCTTGTTTCTTCTAGCTCTAGCTTGTGATTTCCTATTTACATGCCACCTCAGGTTATACAATTCCTCGAAGCACCGGAGTATAGCATGTTTAGCCGCATTGTATTTGACACTGCTCCTACGGTAATGACCATATCTCTGTGAATTCAAAGTTGACTCTTGACAATCACATTATGATTTGCCTCACCTGTTGACAGGGCCATACACTCCGGTTATTATCTTTGCCAGACTTCCTTGATGCATCCATTGGGAAGATTTTGAAGGTACTATTGTCTTTAGTGTGATGTGCTATCATGTTAAGATGCGAGGCCCAGACCGCATATTAAATGGCTGAATGAAGAAAAGGTCAACTTATTTCGTGTTACCAAAATTGTTTGCCATATCTCTTCTGTTATTCTGCTGGATAAACAATAGTAGAAGCCAATGCATTGCTGCTGCTGTACCCTTTGCTCATTTGTGCTTGTTTGTGCAACTTTGCATTGTGCCTTTATGTTAACTTGTGAAATTGGGTCTTAAATATTCATCTGTTTAGTACTATGTTTCAATTGTTTTACAGTGTTAAGTGAGGTCTAGCATTTTGTCAGTTATGGTTACCAGACCTCAGAAATTTCCCCTTCACCTGCTTCATATGTCCAAATAACATGAATATT
The sequence above is a segment of the Aegilops tauschii subsp. strangulata cultivar AL8/78 chromosome 6, Aet v6.0, whole genome shotgun sequence genome. Coding sequences within it:
- the LOC109757441 gene encoding ATPase GET3B gives rise to the protein MLATAPPHLHAAAHRLSLAAPARAARSARLPLRRPLRYAPLRLRASAAAEAAPSAKEGAEELGFEEMVARTTRRYYMLGGKGGVGKTSCAASLAVRFANSGHPTLVVSTDPAHSLSDSFAQDLTGGALAPVEGTDSPLFALEINPEKSREEFRTINQKNGGTGVKDFMDGMGLGILADQLGELKLGELLDTPPPGLDEAIAISKVIQFLEAPEYSMFSRIVFDTAPTGHTLRLLSLPDFLDASIGKILKLRSKIASATSAIKSVFGQEVQQQDAANKLEQLRERMVKVRELFRDTESTEFIIVTIPTVMAISESARLHSSLQKESVPVRRLIVNQVLPPSSSDCKFCAIKRKDQARALDMIKSDPELMGLNIMQAPLVDMEIRGVPALKFLGDIVWK